A portion of the Faecalibacterium sp. I3-3-89 genome contains these proteins:
- a CDS encoding DUF3048 domain-containing protein, with protein MKISRRSVLHVSGLAAAALALTGCSASGSAALGGRLPGLLKGLLGKGEAAASSAPSEASSEMAASSLPEIEQPEPGPSALPDYDADLLTGIGRSTNSRPVAVMVNNIANSQRQNARPQRGIGSADLLIEAKVEGGITRLCAVFSDADSIPEVGPIRSGRDQFLQLLMPWNILYYHDGESIFCTQFVNVYGYSGLNIGGKSYFNTPTHPIVSHRNNRGRDVAYEHTEFTSGKEICKAASDAKISLYAPSEGTIFHFADYRTDEVNKLPGEPSAKKLTILHSESYRTSFSYSAFSHTYAMQMYNSSKKATENTVDELTGAQLTFENVVVCFADMDAYAGDSHDVQEVRYIQGGKAYLFTRGGVQVGRWEKTYPTNPLKLYTKSGEEMTLNRGKTYFALVDEDERSNFSYQ; from the coding sequence ATGAAGATCTCTCGTCGGTCCGTCCTTCATGTTTCCGGTCTGGCAGCGGCAGCGCTGGCTCTGACCGGCTGCTCTGCGTCCGGCAGCGCCGCGCTGGGCGGCAGACTGCCCGGCCTGCTCAAAGGCCTGCTGGGGAAAGGCGAAGCGGCCGCTTCGTCGGCCCCGTCCGAGGCATCCAGCGAGATGGCCGCCTCCTCGCTGCCCGAGATCGAACAGCCGGAACCCGGCCCCTCCGCCCTGCCCGACTACGACGCCGACCTTCTCACCGGCATCGGGCGCAGCACCAACAGCCGCCCGGTGGCCGTGATGGTGAACAACATCGCCAACTCCCAGCGCCAGAACGCCCGTCCCCAGCGGGGCATCGGCAGCGCCGACCTGCTCATCGAGGCGAAGGTCGAGGGCGGCATCACCCGCCTGTGCGCCGTGTTCAGCGACGCTGACAGCATCCCCGAGGTCGGCCCCATCCGCTCGGGCCGCGACCAGTTCCTTCAGCTGCTCATGCCGTGGAACATCCTCTATTACCACGACGGCGAGAGCATCTTCTGCACCCAGTTCGTCAATGTGTACGGCTACTCCGGGCTGAACATCGGCGGCAAGAGCTACTTCAACACCCCCACCCACCCCATCGTCTCTCATCGGAACAACCGCGGCCGGGACGTTGCCTACGAGCACACCGAGTTCACCTCCGGCAAGGAGATCTGCAAAGCCGCCTCTGATGCCAAGATCAGCCTCTACGCTCCCAGCGAGGGCACCATCTTCCACTTCGCCGACTACCGCACCGACGAGGTGAACAAACTCCCGGGTGAGCCTTCCGCCAAGAAGCTCACCATCCTGCATTCCGAGAGCTACCGCACCTCGTTCAGCTATTCCGCGTTCAGCCACACCTATGCGATGCAGATGTACAATTCCTCCAAGAAGGCCACTGAGAACACCGTCGATGAGTTGACCGGCGCTCAGCTCACCTTCGAGAACGTCGTGGTCTGCTTCGCCGACATGGACGCCTACGCAGGCGACTCCCACGATGTGCAGGAGGTCCGGTACATTCAGGGCGGAAAGGCCTATCTCTTCACCCGCGGCGGCGTGCAGGTGGGCCGCTGGGAAAAGACCTATCCCACCAACCCCCTCAAGCTCTACACCAAGTCCGGCGAGGAAATGACCCTCAACCGCGGCAAGACCTATTTCGCGCTGGTGGACGAGGACGAGCGGAGCAATTTCAGCTACCAGTAA
- a CDS encoding UxaA family hydrolase, with amino-acid sequence MAYEFMGYVRPDGQVGCRNHVAVMPSVTCAGDVASAIVRQVAGTVGYFHHQGCCQLPPDLDRVTETLISLGKSPNVAAVLVVSLGCEGTDHERLTAEIRKTGKPVRIIRIQELGGVSAAIKAGIDAAQELVMLVSGIQRQPVSIDRITMAIKCGASDTTSGMASNCVVGYVADKLVDLGATVVFGETTEFLGGEHLLARRAVNPEVSDKIYEIVNRMEARARSLGCDMRKGQPTPGNIEGGLSSIEEKSLGAIVKSGTSPIQGVMEYPETIGQRKGLWIKDTPGREPEILTGMAATGAQFMMFSTGRGAPQGFPTMPVLKVCGNPNTYERMSHDMDINAGRIITGEKSIEEVGEEAFSAILDLLSGKQTKNETLGYHSSIDIYTLGPVI; translated from the coding sequence ATGGCGTATGAATTTATGGGATATGTCCGCCCGGATGGACAGGTCGGATGTCGGAACCATGTGGCCGTTATGCCCAGCGTGACCTGTGCCGGAGACGTGGCCTCTGCCATCGTGCGGCAGGTAGCCGGGACAGTGGGCTATTTCCACCACCAAGGCTGCTGCCAGCTTCCGCCTGACCTCGACCGTGTCACCGAAACGCTCATCTCGCTGGGCAAAAGCCCCAATGTGGCAGCGGTCTTGGTGGTGAGCCTCGGCTGCGAGGGCACCGACCACGAGCGGCTGACCGCTGAGATCCGCAAGACGGGGAAACCCGTCCGCATCATCCGCATTCAGGAACTGGGCGGTGTCAGCGCCGCCATCAAGGCCGGTATCGATGCCGCGCAGGAGCTGGTAATGCTCGTCAGCGGCATCCAGCGCCAGCCTGTCAGCATCGACCGCATCACCATGGCCATCAAATGCGGCGCTTCGGACACCACCTCCGGCATGGCCTCCAACTGCGTCGTGGGCTATGTGGCCGACAAGCTGGTGGACCTCGGTGCGACGGTCGTGTTCGGCGAGACGACGGAGTTTCTGGGCGGCGAGCATCTGCTGGCCCGCCGTGCGGTCAATCCGGAAGTAAGCGACAAAATTTATGAGATCGTAAACCGGATGGAAGCGCGTGCCCGAAGTCTCGGCTGCGATATGCGCAAGGGCCAGCCCACCCCGGGCAACATCGAGGGCGGTCTGTCCTCCATCGAGGAAAAAAGCCTTGGTGCCATCGTAAAAAGCGGCACCAGTCCCATTCAAGGCGTCATGGAGTACCCCGAGACCATCGGCCAGCGCAAGGGACTCTGGATCAAGGACACGCCGGGCCGCGAGCCAGAGATCTTGACCGGCATGGCCGCCACCGGTGCACAGTTTATGATGTTCTCTACCGGCCGCGGCGCGCCGCAGGGCTTTCCTACCATGCCCGTCCTGAAAGTGTGCGGCAACCCCAACACCTACGAGCGGATGTCGCACGATATGGACATCAACGCCGGCCGTATCATCACCGGCGAAAAGAGCATCGAGGAGGTAGGCGAGGAGGCCTTTTCCGCCATTCTCGACCTGCTCTCCGGCAAGCAGACCAAAAATGAGACCCTCGGCTATCACAGTTCCATCGATATTTACACTCTTGGCCCGGTCATCTGA
- a CDS encoding UxaA family hydrolase: MDGPRIALKVNDRDNVATIFANGIHNGSEVELRDKKGFVETLTVHGEIPYGHKIAVRDIKLGELIFKYGEEIGIATQNIRKGDHVHIQNLDSLRGRGDLPKREENYHGV, translated from the coding sequence ATGGATGGACCCCGAATTGCTCTGAAGGTAAACGACAGAGACAACGTCGCAACGATCTTTGCCAACGGCATCCACAATGGGAGCGAGGTGGAACTGCGCGATAAGAAAGGCTTTGTCGAGACGCTCACGGTCCACGGCGAGATTCCCTATGGGCACAAGATCGCCGTCCGCGACATCAAGCTGGGCGAGCTGATCTTCAAATACGGCGAAGAGATCGGCATCGCCACCCAGAACATCAGAAAAGGCGATCATGTCCATATCCAGAACCTCGACAGCCTGCGCGGCCGGGGCGACCTGCCAAAACGGGAGGAAAATTATCATGGCGTATGA
- a CDS encoding LysR family transcriptional regulator, translating into MTLFSYEIFDAVARQGSFNKAAQQLHLTPSAISHAIAVMEAELGFTLFNRGKNGVTMTSYGASLYPSIRAVLNSDEALQQSIARLNGLEKGKVKLGAFNSVCAGLLPQILKSFMASFPQIEVEVYQGTYDDVKEWLRTGQVDLAFLSATCREEFNLTELFREPLLCIVPQDWPEPPNGIMTPELMNGQSFVVQCDATDAEMRQFLKKYSISTERRCHVIDDQSNIAMVEAGLGISIMPRMLLRSCTAAVKIYPIEPEEDRVVGLAVQRPTAMAPAVEQMFHHIVDFCHQMDAQPL; encoded by the coding sequence ATGACGCTGTTTTCCTACGAGATTTTCGATGCAGTTGCGCGGCAGGGCAGCTTTAACAAGGCGGCCCAGCAGCTGCACCTGACCCCCTCTGCCATCAGCCACGCCATCGCGGTGATGGAGGCAGAACTGGGCTTTACCTTATTTAACCGCGGCAAAAACGGCGTGACCATGACCAGCTACGGCGCCTCGCTCTACCCGTCCATCCGGGCGGTGCTCAACAGCGACGAAGCCCTGCAGCAGAGCATCGCCCGCCTCAACGGTCTGGAAAAGGGCAAGGTGAAGCTGGGTGCGTTCAACTCGGTCTGCGCCGGTCTGCTGCCCCAGATCCTCAAGAGTTTTATGGCCAGCTTCCCTCAGATCGAGGTGGAGGTCTATCAGGGCACCTACGATGATGTGAAGGAGTGGCTGCGCACCGGTCAGGTGGATCTGGCTTTCCTGTCCGCCACCTGCCGGGAGGAGTTCAACCTGACGGAGCTGTTCCGGGAGCCGCTGCTCTGCATCGTGCCGCAGGACTGGCCCGAGCCGCCAAACGGCATTATGACCCCCGAGCTGATGAACGGCCAGAGCTTCGTCGTTCAGTGCGACGCCACCGACGCCGAGATGCGCCAGTTCCTCAAGAAATATTCCATCTCTACAGAGCGCCGCTGCCATGTCATCGATGACCAGTCCAACATTGCGATGGTGGAAGCGGGCCTTGGCATCTCCATCATGCCCCGGATGCTGCTGCGCAGCTGCACTGCAGCCGTCAAGATTTATCCCATCGAGCCGGAGGAAGACCGCGTGGTGGGTCTGGCGGTCCAGCGCCCCACGGCGATGGCCCCGGCGGTCGAACAGATGTTCCATCACATCGTGGACTTCTGCCACCAGATGGACGCACAGCCTCTTTAA
- a CDS encoding lipase family protein has translation MKRRDFCKALACSAALAPGLTLPRAEAAAKNQTVGRAVPSGKYSLSFRSELSQMDIEHEYYYSDSFFAHSSLQYDHQLALATLGMVGAAFNTWVSEAKYWANGDVGRENSLDAAYTKLGYGDAKYRYYDIDVGKAGDFVGWSTARKTITLNGRRTTIVALILRGGGYGGEWVSNLHTGAGHAHSGFIIPVNEVFTDLKNYLAAAQKAGGLGLVKLWMGGYSRGAAVANLLAARLNKELPGLAREDVFVYTFATPVALGPQDYPNLQQDYDNNHNADGTLKESWGESNIFNIVSSGDIVPCLMPEEWGYHRNGNDRFLPSTRNEEELNDLNEMGRNDFGPVPLDFSWLATNEETHELMLKMEEYFISRENYHENYEAALMDMIQCTFIRSEEEVTENKILDDGEVIQRLRTLTHLKNMDYWKISHAVWAASTMSRAVLKRVDTGSIPIRAQQIVVPVLAVGLCYGLESEAVSLIAKYILMFVSMRSAPDNAIRAAFCHHFENYTALMEYYAPSEHCMEATTRT, from the coding sequence ATGAAACGACGTGATTTCTGCAAAGCGCTGGCTTGCAGTGCCGCTCTTGCGCCCGGGCTGACTCTGCCCCGGGCCGAGGCAGCCGCGAAGAACCAGACGGTGGGCCGCGCGGTGCCGTCGGGAAAATACAGCCTGTCGTTCCGCAGCGAGCTGAGCCAGATGGACATTGAGCACGAATATTACTACAGCGACAGCTTTTTTGCGCACTCGTCCCTCCAGTATGACCACCAGCTGGCGCTGGCCACGCTGGGCATGGTGGGCGCGGCATTCAATACATGGGTCAGCGAGGCGAAATACTGGGCCAACGGGGATGTGGGCCGCGAGAACAGCCTCGACGCGGCCTATACGAAGCTGGGCTACGGCGATGCGAAGTATCGTTACTACGACATCGATGTGGGCAAGGCCGGTGACTTTGTGGGCTGGTCCACCGCCCGCAAGACCATCACCCTGAATGGCAGGCGAACCACCATCGTGGCGCTCATCCTGCGGGGCGGCGGCTATGGCGGCGAGTGGGTGAGCAACCTGCACACCGGCGCAGGCCATGCCCACAGCGGCTTCATCATCCCGGTGAACGAGGTGTTCACCGATTTGAAAAATTATCTGGCCGCAGCCCAGAAGGCGGGTGGACTGGGCCTTGTCAAGCTCTGGATGGGCGGCTACAGCCGGGGCGCTGCGGTGGCGAACCTTCTCGCCGCCCGCCTCAACAAAGAGCTGCCCGGATTGGCGCGGGAGGACGTCTTCGTCTACACCTTTGCCACGCCGGTGGCCCTCGGCCCGCAGGACTACCCCAACCTGCAGCAGGACTACGACAACAACCACAACGCCGACGGCACCCTGAAGGAGAGCTGGGGCGAGAGCAATATCTTCAACATCGTCTCCAGCGGCGACATCGTGCCCTGCCTGATGCCCGAGGAATGGGGCTACCACCGGAACGGCAACGACCGCTTCCTCCCCTCCACCCGGAACGAAGAGGAGCTGAACGACCTCAACGAGATGGGCAGGAACGATTTCGGCCCCGTGCCGCTGGATTTCAGCTGGCTTGCCACCAACGAAGAGACCCACGAGCTTATGCTCAAGATGGAGGAATATTTCATCTCCCGGGAGAACTACCACGAGAACTACGAGGCGGCCCTGATGGACATGATCCAGTGCACCTTTATCCGCTCGGAGGAAGAGGTGACGGAGAACAAGATCCTCGACGACGGCGAGGTCATCCAGCGTCTGCGCACCCTCACCCACCTGAAGAACATGGACTACTGGAAGATCTCCCACGCCGTCTGGGCGGCGTCCACCATGAGTCGTGCCGTCCTCAAGCGGGTCGATACGGGCAGCATCCCCATCCGTGCCCAGCAGATCGTGGTGCCGGTGCTGGCCGTGGGCCTCTGCTACGGCCTTGAGAGCGAGGCGGTGAGCCTCATTGCAAAGTACATCCTGATGTTCGTGTCGATGCGGAGCGCCCCCGACAATGCGATCCGTGCGGCGTTCTGCCACCACTTCGAGAACTACACCGCCCTGATGGAGTATTACGCCCCCTCGGAGCACTGCATGGAAGCCACGACCCGCACCTGA
- a CDS encoding sensor histidine kinase — protein MRQTSKTRRTIGIRGQLMGFLCFICFLLVGLFWFLSTQLLEPLYTTHIQKQLTEQAEAIVARMDEAIERGETLSYWAFGSQLYVNNTFFNSLRDDIFEMGGMSSFCIDISDTTLRQIFKVDNLSYCNLHRTRPTDSSDEKAAYTTARAMRQLCRESGGAVVRKINPPSPSGSVQLMVGRMTADGNYTVLVTTSLMHVAEAGKVLSTVLPLAAALIFAFSMSAAWLFSEWFTKPLRALSGAARQVAQGNYAVHVDSVRNDELGDLAQEFNHMAKEVQHASQMQRDLLANVSHDLRTPLTLIKGYAETVRDLTGDDKKHRDEQMNIIVDETDRLTALVSSVMELSKVTSGALKCEKVHFDMGQLCDEVSERYDAVCAQNGWQLKLELPDEELPVCADPDMMQRALHNLLGNAMHHIGEDGIFVLRALRCPEGVRVEVEDHGPGISAEDLPYIFDRYYRSRSDAGKQGTGLGLSITKAIFQQHGFRFGVHSTVGRGTVFWFIMTDAEEISA, from the coding sequence ATGCGGCAAACGAGCAAGACACGGCGCACCATCGGCATCCGGGGCCAGCTCATGGGCTTTCTCTGCTTCATCTGCTTTTTGCTGGTGGGGCTGTTCTGGTTCCTGAGCACCCAGCTGCTGGAGCCTCTCTACACCACCCATATCCAGAAGCAGCTCACCGAGCAGGCCGAGGCCATCGTCGCCCGGATGGATGAGGCCATCGAGCGGGGCGAGACGCTGTCCTACTGGGCCTTCGGCAGCCAGCTCTACGTCAACAACACCTTCTTCAACTCGCTGCGGGACGACATCTTCGAGATGGGCGGGATGAGCAGCTTCTGCATCGACATCTCCGACACCACCCTGCGGCAGATCTTCAAGGTGGACAACCTCTCCTACTGCAACCTCCACCGCACCCGCCCCACCGACTCCTCCGACGAGAAGGCGGCCTACACCACGGCCCGCGCCATGCGCCAGCTCTGCCGGGAGAGCGGCGGCGCGGTGGTGCGGAAGATCAATCCCCCTTCGCCCTCCGGCTCGGTGCAGCTGATGGTGGGGCGGATGACCGCCGACGGAAATTACACCGTGCTGGTCACCACCAGCCTCATGCACGTCGCTGAGGCCGGCAAGGTGCTGAGCACTGTCCTGCCGCTGGCTGCGGCCCTCATCTTCGCCTTCTCCATGTCGGCGGCGTGGCTCTTCAGCGAATGGTTCACAAAGCCCCTGCGCGCCCTCTCCGGGGCCGCACGGCAGGTGGCACAGGGCAACTACGCCGTCCATGTGGACTCGGTGCGGAACGACGAGCTGGGCGATCTGGCGCAGGAGTTCAACCACATGGCGAAGGAGGTCCAGCACGCCTCCCAGATGCAGCGCGACCTGCTGGCCAACGTCTCGCACGACCTGCGCACCCCGCTGACCCTCATCAAGGGCTACGCCGAGACGGTGCGCGACCTGACCGGCGACGACAAGAAGCACCGCGACGAGCAGATGAACATCATCGTGGACGAGACCGACCGCCTGACAGCCCTTGTGTCCAGCGTCATGGAGCTGAGCAAAGTGACCAGCGGTGCGCTCAAGTGTGAGAAGGTCCACTTCGACATGGGCCAGCTCTGCGACGAGGTCAGCGAGCGGTACGACGCCGTCTGTGCCCAGAACGGCTGGCAGCTCAAGCTGGAGCTGCCCGACGAAGAGCTGCCCGTCTGCGCCGACCCCGACATGATGCAGCGGGCGCTGCACAACCTGCTGGGCAACGCCATGCACCACATCGGCGAGGACGGCATCTTCGTGCTACGGGCGCTGCGCTGCCCCGAGGGGGTGCGCGTCGAGGTAGAGGACCACGGCCCCGGCATCTCGGCGGAAGACCTGCCCTATATCTTTGACCGGTATTACCGCTCCCGCTCCGACGCGGGCAAACAGGGCACCGGCCTCGGCCTCTCCATCACGAAAGCCATCTTCCAGCAGCACGGCTTCCGCTTCGGCGTCCACTCTACGGTGGGCAGGGGCACCGTGTTCTGGTTCATCATGACCGACGCCGAAGAAATTTCGGCATAA
- a CDS encoding response regulator transcription factor, whose amino-acid sequence MAKILIVDDEPRIRELIRENLQYSGYTCEEAGDGSAALSLLSGGGYDLVILDLMMPFMDGMTCLREMRTRRINTPVIILTARGEEYDKLAGLEGGADDYVVKPFSPRELVARVRAVLNRTMPRTEASDSTMTFGELSIDTASHTVKVSGEEVSLTPKEFDLLVFLASNKGIALSREKILQKVWNYDYFGEDRTVDTHVKMLRGHLGKCRSYIATVWGIGYKFDPDAAR is encoded by the coding sequence ATGGCAAAAATTCTGATCGTTGACGATGAGCCGCGCATCCGGGAGCTGATCCGGGAAAATCTGCAATATTCGGGCTACACCTGCGAGGAGGCCGGCGACGGCTCTGCCGCCCTGTCCCTGCTGTCCGGCGGCGGCTATGATCTGGTCATCCTCGATCTGATGATGCCCTTCATGGACGGCATGACCTGCCTGCGGGAGATGCGCACCCGCCGCATCAACACCCCCGTCATCATCCTGACCGCCCGCGGCGAGGAGTACGACAAGCTGGCGGGCCTCGAGGGCGGTGCCGACGACTATGTGGTCAAGCCCTTCTCCCCCCGGGAGCTGGTGGCCCGCGTCCGGGCAGTGCTCAACCGCACCATGCCCCGCACCGAAGCCTCCGACAGCACCATGACCTTCGGCGAGCTGTCCATCGACACGGCCAGCCACACCGTCAAGGTCTCCGGCGAGGAAGTGAGCCTGACCCCCAAGGAGTTCGACCTGCTGGTCTTCCTCGCCTCCAACAAGGGCATCGCCCTGAGCCGGGAGAAGATCCTGCAGAAGGTGTGGAACTACGACTACTTCGGCGAGGACCGCACCGTGGACACCCACGTCAAGATGCTGCGGGGCCATCTGGGCAAGTGCCGCAGCTACATCGCCACGGTCTGGGGCATCGGCTATAAGTTCGACCCCGACGCGGCGCGTTAA